From the genome of Arvicola amphibius chromosome 9, mArvAmp1.2, whole genome shotgun sequence, one region includes:
- the LOC119822174 gene encoding translation machinery-associated protein 7-like, with protein sequence MSGWEGGKKKPLKQPKKQTKEMDEEDKAFKQKQKEEQKKLEELKAKAAGKGPLATGGIKKSDKK encoded by the coding sequence ATGTCGGGCTGGGAAGGTGGCAAAAAGAAGCCCCTGAAACAGCCCAAGAAGCAGACTAAGGAAATGGACGAGGAAGATAAGGCTttcaagcagaaacaaaaagaggagcagaagaaacTCGAGGAGCTAAAAGCCAAGGCCGCGGGGAAGGGACCCCTGGCCACAGGTGGAATTAAGAAATCTGACAAAAAGTAA